The DNA region ATACTGTTTTCCACATTTTTTAAATCCTCCTTATCCTTTATTGCAACATAATGTGTTTTGGAAATTTGAACTAAATCAAACACTTTTCCATTGCCATCATAGAATAAATCTTCTTTTTCTTGAAATTCCTGTTCAACTTTAAATCTCCTTTTGCGAATCTTTTCTCTATTTTCAGCATCAATTTCTGGAATAGCTGCAATCAATCTTTTAGTATAAATATGCTGAGGATTATTATATATATCATCCCTTGTTCCTGTTTCTACAAACCTTCCTTTATGCATTATATAAATATAATCGCACATGTGCTTTACTACACCTAAATCGTGAGATATAAAAATATAACTTAAATTAAATTTTTTTTGTATCTCTTTTAGAAAATTTAAAACCTGTGCTTGGACTGATAAATCAAGTGCAGAAACAGGCTCATCTGCAACAATAAGTTTTGGATTTAAAGATACTGCTCTTGCCACTCCTATTCTCTGTCTTTGCCCTCCTGAAAACTCATGGGGATATTTATATAAAGCATCTGGAGGCATTCCAACTATATTTAATAACATTAAAATCCTTTCTAATTCTTCTTCCTTCGTTAAATTTTCATAATTTCGAATTGGCTCAGCAATAATATCACGAATTCTTTTTTTAGGATCTAAACTTGATAAAACATCCTGAAATATCATTTGAACTTCCTTATTATATTCTGCCCTTTTCCTAAGTTTTTTTGTATTTACTGGCCTCCCATAATATAAGATTTC from Sporanaerobacter acetigenes DSM 13106 includes:
- a CDS encoding ATP-binding cassette domain-containing protein — its product is MSFLEINNLKVHFPIRGGFFNTIKDYTYAVDGVTFSVNEGKTYGLIGESGSGKTTIGKAIVGLEKPTSGEILYYGRPVNTKKLRKRAEYNKEVQMIFQDVLSSLDPKKRIRDIIAEPIRNYENLTKEEELERILMLLNIVGMPPDALYKYPHEFSGGQRQRIGVARAVSLNPKLIVADEPVSALDLSVQAQVLNFLKEIQKKFNLSYIFISHDLGVVKHMCDYIYIMHKGRFVETGTRDDIYNNPQHIYTKRLIAAIPEIDAENREKIRKRRFKVEQEFQEKEDLFYDGNGKVFDLVQISKTHYVAIKDKEDLKNVENSIA